The following DNA comes from Lepidochelys kempii isolate rLepKem1 chromosome 9, rLepKem1.hap2, whole genome shotgun sequence.
tgctaattattattattctgaaCAGATTGAATTAGATTAAGTACAATTGACATAGTCTGCAGCATTAATAATTTATAAGGAATTGCAGGCCAGTCTCACATTTACTGCTGCCATACGTGGGCACAACTTTATTGACTTAAACAGAAACTGTGTCTATGTAAGACGTTGATGAAGTTGGATCAGGATTTCTATTTTTAAGCATTAATTGGCTAAAAGTGCCCAATCAATGTAAATATATTTCAATATGTATAAAATAACTGAATTACTATGCCTTTCCCAGTACCTACTGTGTGTCTCTTCCAATCTATGCTCTTTTGGGCATCAGGCCCATACTGGTCTCCATGGTGAAATTAACAAAGACTAAAGTTTTTCTATCCAAAATGTTCTCCCCACCTGCAATACCAAACAGGATTTCAGACTACAATCTGAAGAAGGAAGATCACCTTGTCTGCGAAGGAGGTTGTGGTAGCTCCTATTAGAAACTCTTATCAAGCCTACTTCTATAGTTATGATAGAGCAACTATGTTGTTAAGTCATCAGCAGTGAAAATAATGCCTTTGGGCTTGTGTTCCTAACCAGCACTATGAGCCAGCATGTAATGCAAATGTGTTGGTGTCTGCCCCGTGATAGGTATATCAGCCAGTTTCCTGTAACAATAGCTGCTTTGCTAACTGGGTTAAAGCACCAGTGCGTGCATGTTCCTCAAAAAACTTCATAGAAATAACTAGAGTACATTTTAATGTCTTAGTATTTTATAGTCTGTAAGGACACTTGAGCTCAGCATGATTATGTGCACCTTACTATCTACCTAGGGCTCCTAGGATAAGTTTGAGTAGCCCTGTTATAGAGGAATTGTCTATATAATAGCAAGCCATAATTTTTACCTTGATAGCAAAGGGACCTTTCCCATTTGCCATGAGATTTCAGTCCTATGAATACAGCCTTTCCACGTATGGAGTCTGCTAACTGAGGGTTATTTTTTCAGGTGGTGGACATCATGCGAGTGAATGTAGACAAGGTTCTAGAAAGAGACCAAAAGCTTTCAGAGCTTGACAACCGGGCAGATGCATTACAAGCTGGTGCCTCACAGTTTGAAACTAGTGCAGCTAAATTGAAGAGAAAATACTGGTGGAAAAACTGCAAGGTAAAGACGATAGGTATTTCTTGTTAAATCTGTTAAATGTTAATTGTTTACTTTCACTTTGCTTTAATGAGCCCTTGTAACAGTAGGTTGGATTTAAATGACCctttttctgaatgctgaaaGGTAAGATATGTTACTCTTTAAACCAGTAGGATAGTCTTTGTAAGCTATAGTGACTTTGAATAGAGATAGACTTAACCTACACTATCTTTGTGCTATCTGAAATTTGAATCATAATTATGAGGCTTCAGCCAATTTCTAGAGACAAGAATGAGAGAACATAGGTATTACAATACAGAATCaatccagtgatccatctagcccagtatcctgcctctgaaACTGGCGAGCACTGGCAGCTTTGGAAGAAGGTACGAGAAACCCTGCAATAGGCAGCTATGGAATTAGCTTTCCCAAGGGGAAGTTTCTTTctaacttcccccaaataattagAAGTTCGCTTCCATACTGAAGCTTGAGCAATTATATCCCTTTCAAAGCTCTTGTTAAGTTCAATAGTTACTATGTAAACTCCAGCCAACTTTTGGATTTCACAGACTCTCTAGAATGTTTTGTAAAAGTTGGGGGTATCATAAaagtttttagatttttttttgcaagaatttcccaccccaccctcatCTCACATAATTCAAACCCAACtgtttctttggggaaaaatttttaatttaaaaatctaagTGTGAGAACATGTGACACGAAAACTGAAGAAATTGATACACATGCAAAAACCTCAGCCCCAACATAATGAAAATACACTTGAAAACATGCACAAAGCCAGTATCAGCATAGCATATATGAAGAGTGGGGTGGAAAAGCCTTTCTCTCCTTGTGGGGGTTGATGAACCTCTTTCTCCTTCATGGAGGTAAGCTTCTGGAGGTAGAAGACAACGATGACCCAGGGCCTCCTCAGGCCACCATGGGAAATGAAGGCAGAAGAGAATCTCTTCAGCTGGGCCAGATTAAGGCTAAGCAAAGATTGAATTCACCAAAATCTTGCTCCTACCCCTCAACAGACTCATCCTCTCCCTGGAACAAGGAAGACTCCTTTTCCTTCCCATCCTGAAACCACCTACTTCTCCACTCCAGTATCATCAtttccagccccctgcctcaaccctccttctccctgtccccatgCCAAACACCCATCCATATGCCTCCCCAGTGCAAACCCCAACCCAGTTGCCTGGCTTCATTTCTGTCTCCCCTAGAAACCTGTGGTGCTACTGGCAATTCACCTCCTTCTCAAGTAAGACCAGCTGTCTCCAGGGCTGGAACCTGACCCCCTACCCTGACCTCCCAGGTCCTCCCTGCTTCCCCTGAAAAGAAAGTAAAGTAAAGAAAGCTTCCAGACTtcaggagccagaggaggagtAGAAGGAGAGGAGAAGTGGCCAGTACCAATTGTTGGCTCTTCCTTCCTGTCACACATTAGGGCCCATCTTGACTCTCACAAAGTGTGTGCTTTTCAATCACGTTAGCTAATCAGGTTATCTTACCATGATTAAAAGCCCTGTTGAGATACTGGTGAATACATCTGAAGCCATATTAGCTGGCCACGTTAtacaacacagctacaacacagCCAGCGAACACAGCTTCAAACGTGTTAGACTGTATCTTAATAGATGCTCTCTCTCAGATTGTCTCGGTTCTAGGAAATGCTACATTAGGGACCTATAAAAATTGATTACAGGGTATCTGTGCAATGATTAAGAACAATGGGACAGAGTGAACAGCCCACCTAAAGATAAAACCAGGAGCGACCTTTTATAATGCAAAGacctcatttttctttctttaactcTCTTTATAGATGATGATCATCCTTGGTGTAGTATGTGCAGTCATTCTTATTGTAATTATAAGtaagtaatttattttttatgtacAATATAAATAGCTCTGTGATTTCCAATGTCCTCATGcgaaggaaataaaacatttagGAAGATAGTCTGACTCTGAATATTCCCTTCAAGTGTCCTGTTGTTATAAGGAAATATACTATGAATTTCACTGAACATTAATTGACTGTGGGTTGGAAACATCCAAGTTTTAATGGCACCCACTCTGTTATACTACATAGTTTCTCCCAGTTTAAATATCACCATTTCAGGATTAGGTAAACTTTTATGCAATCTCAAAGAGCTTCAGCCCTACTCTCATTAAAATCCATGACACAAATCCTATTTACCTTAGTGGGAGAAGACTCAGTCGTGTAAATTAGCTCACTGTTATAGAATCTGGACAGCAGGCCAAATTTTAAGTTACATAGGGTTGCTTaatgtgatttttcaaaagtgccagtCAATGGCAGTTAAgcatgtaggtgcttttgaaaatctcatgaggtgactatctgcatctttagatatCTAAAACCTGGCCCAAAGCTGCCTTGAGTTCTCAGTGACACAAGGAGTGTCTTGTATTCTGCATATCTATATAATACCTGGAAATAGAATATGAACAATGGGTCACAATCGTATAGGCGGCAAAGCAGGGATATCATAATGACAGGACTCTGTGTTCAGATTTCATACATAGATAGAGACATTAGTATCAGAAAGGAAGGATTGcaaagtcttttcttttttaatatatatatttaatataatatattaatttatattaatcCTAATGTCTCTATCTGTGTATGAAATCTGAACAGAGTCCtgttattatatatatatatatatatatatatatatatatatatatatatatataactctATGTGTTAGCAACAGCTGTTATGAATGAAGTTGTTTCTTTTATGTAACTTTAATATGGCATTAGATATTAAAACTGGGCGTTTGTTCAGTCAGACAATACTGCCAGTAATCTAAAAGAGATTTAACAGCAAATTGTGTTATAGGCATGTACTAATACCTTCTTCTCAGATTACCTACTTCACCTTCAGTCTGTGTATGTTTGCTTCTGTTATACTTACAAATGATCAGTAAACATGAGTTAGGTGCATGATGTAACGTGTGAGTTATATAAAAGCTGGCACCAATGTGACCCAGAATGATTTTGGGTTTCATAATTCTGAAGCTACAAGAATGGAAATGGTAGCACAGGTAGTGGAGGCTTAGCCATGCCATGTACGtgcccactggtttcagtgggttTGTACTCAACACACTTAAGCTATGTCTCTGCAACCTCAactacattgctatttatactcacGCTAGCTCAGCGAGAGCTAACACAAGTATATGTATGCGAGcatgggaatcacacccctagcttgtagtgtagacataggctaTGATTTGAGGTTGTTTATATAATTGTTAGTCCTAGTGGAATACTTGAGAGAATCAATGCTTTAAGGCTCAGGGTCATACATTTTTTCATAAATACTTCTTTGCACTCCAGCTTGTTGTTGTTTCCAATCTGGTACCGCTTAGAAGTCCCAACTTACTttaggaccccactgtgctaggcactgttcatACACATAGTGAGAGTCCAAGCCCCAAAGAGATGAtaatctaaatcagtggttctcaactctggtccaccgtttgttcagggaaagcccttggcaggccgggccggtttgtttatctgccgcatccgcaggttcggccgattctGGGGCTCGGCTtgtgctgctttctgcagcccccattggcctggagcagtgaactgtggccagtgggagctgcgatcggccaaacctgcacaccaggggctttccgtgaacaagcggtggaccagagttgagaaccactgatctaaatagacaaatcagatgaggggttggagaaaggaaaatattatccccatttcacagattgaGTACTGAGAGGCAGAGaaattaggccctgattcaagacagcattcctttcagcacagcacttaagcatctacttaaatcccattgaagtccatgggatttaagcactgatttaaagttaagtgtgttcttaagtgctgtcctgaatagggaccTAAGTGACTTCTCTGGTGCTTAAAACACAGTGTCTGGTGCAGTCACATCCATTTCACTGGGCTAAATGTTGCTGTGTAGTGAGAGCTTTATCAGGCTATgattgaaatcaattggagttcTGCCCTTGATTTTTATGAGGACAGGATCATACCTTCGATGATTAACCCAGCACATTTATCCTGCAGCTCAGACCACCACCCTTTCCAGAGCTGCCCATTCCCAGACACTGCGATACCAAAATACAAGTTGTTATTGTAATAACACCACAGTGTGCTCCTTAGGCAGGGTTGTGCTAATGTCCTTGCCTGTTTTCTGATTGGATATGTTCTCTGACTGAAGTCCAATATTAACTATATGATAACatctgttgttttctttttccttctttccttcctagTTTATTTCTGCACTTGAAAAGGCAACGAGGGGAAGGCTTGGCATGGCTTGGTTCATCTTTTCTGATGTTCTCTTATTGAACTCTGCTTTTTAATTCCTGGTGTCTTGGGAATTTTGCCTGTTATAATCCGTAAGCATTCAGTGTAGTGTGTTTGGTATTATACTGTTTCCACATGAAACTGTACCAGCTAAATACTGCCAAGTAATTCCATGTGTTGTCTTATCATTGTGTCTTAAAATGCATCCACAATGACCTTCAGAAACTGTAATATATGAAAAGCATCCTACACTTTTCAGAATCATAAGAGAACAGTTATAGGGAAAGTCCTTactttaaaaggacactgtcatgTAGTTTAGGCccaaaattaagatttttattaaatagTAGGGCCAAAATCGTCAAACTTGACGGCCTAAATTAGGCTTCAAAATCCATATCTAAACATACAAATAAATGTGGCCTGATTCATCTAGAGCACCTGCTAATTCTGTTttagtcaatgggagctacagatGTTTAATGAATCTGAATGTCAAATTATttgtatttaggtgtctaaatatggactctggagcctaattttaggcacccaggtttgaaactATTTGGTCTAGGTTTTGTACAACTATAGGAATGCTTTCCTGGATTTAAACTTTCCATTTGGTTGTTTCCTATACAAACCCTGTGGCAGCATGGTAGTGTATGAGAACCAGAAGGAGAACTGGATGAGAAGCAAGAATGACACTGACAAGAAAACAATCataaataaccaaaaaaaaaaaaaccttagatTGTTAATAAGCCAAGATGGCAGCCCTCAGATTTATGGTTGATGTATGGCACTTGAACCCCAGTTTTCCAAACACTTATGcccatgtttaactttaagcacatgagtaatcttACTGAAGTTAGGAGGCTCTGCATAGTTACAGGGATATGCCCATATGCAtcaatttgcaggattggggtgcCTTTTTTCATGGAATCTCACCAAATGAACCATTTGAAAATCAAACAATGGGAGATTGTGGGTGCGAATTGTGGCAGGGAGGACCCATGAAAGAACAGTTCTTTTATAAAGTGGGCCATGGAATGAAAATGTCACAGAACTGCTGATCTGAGGCATTGTTATTAGTAACACAAGTAAGGCAATCTATACAGTCTTAAACTGACAGCATCCCCTTTTTAAAAGGGCTCTGTTGAGATAttttttatacttttttaaaacTCACTGTTTatattctcaaaaaaaaaaaggacttgtggcaccttagagactaacaaatttatttgagcataagctttcatgagctacagctcacttcatcggatgcatgagctgtagctcacgaaagcttatgctcaaaaaaaatgtgttagtctctaaggtgccacaagtcctccttttctttttgcgaatacagactaacacggctgctactctgaaacctgtttatattCTGTTTACAATGGCCCTTGTTGCTTATGTAAGTTTGAAACTGAAAtagattttcatttcaaattttttcccattgtccacacacacacacacacacacacacacactggtctGTTGTTATAGGGTTGCTCACAAGCAGTGAGCTTCTGGCTTTGTATTAGGATTTTTTAAGCACTGAATAATTTGTTTAGAAGAGGGAGGGATTACTATCCAGAGAGAATGATattggtttttgttttcaaacaaatgtaacaaatacaaataaagatGTGTCAAATTTGGAGCCTAATGATCCTGACAGGAGCCACGTAGAGTGATAATTGATAACTTTTCCTTAGGATTTTGAAAGGGTAATTGTTGGCATAAATACCAGAAGAAGtatttggtttttggtttttgtctttGGCTGCCATAGACAAAATTTGTAAATGTATCGATACACctgtaaatattttcattgtaaacCATCATTAAATATGGTGTTAGAGAAAACCCAAAACAGACAGTTAAGCCAATCAGTATATATACACTAACGTGACATTGTAATGGACGTACATACAAATTGTGCTTAAGCAGAATTCTGAAGAGAAAATAAGCAATGGCTAGTTGAAAGGCTCTAGTTACTTTATTTTTTGCTGTCTatttattgctttatttttacATGTTCCATATGACAGAGAAATAGCAGATCCCCCCAGCCTTAATGAAAtggaaatgtcattttgaaagcTACTAATGTATTACTGGGCTTAATGATATGTCCTGCTTACTTCAATCTTGTGAGGGAATAAATGCACAAACTCCAAAAGCTCATTGACTAGGGATAGAACGTTTATTTACTCTAAAgtaattaagggcctgatcttgtgaggtgctgagtgccattcccattgacttggcAGCCTGCAGGATAGGGGACTTGCAGAAAAAGGCTAAGCAGTCCAacttgaaaactttttttaaccAGCAAAACAATTGTCTGGCTCTTGTAAAAAAATAACTGCCACTCTAACATTTAGTAGTACATTACTCCCTATGTAAACTGATTTATTTCCATGAGACTGCTAAAAGCTTGTATAGAGGAGGGAAATTTGCACTAGTGTAATTATGTCTATGTCGCTATACGAGCAAAAACCGCTAATGCGGCCACACTGCCTTGGTGCAAAACATGGCTTGCACTGGTGCAGAACATCTACACTGAGAGTAACTAAATAGGGGCAACCCCCCATCCTGAATACACAGGCCTAAATTACTGCTCACTCTGAGTAAAGATAGCAGAATTAGCCTCTCTAGGTTCTCAGTTAGGGGTACTCATACCCTGGAGAACGCAGAGGTCTTCCCTGGGGTACATcagttcatctagatatttgcctagttttacagcaggctataTTAAAAGCACTTGTGATGTCAGTACAATCTAAAATTTCATATGCacactgacttgtttatactgctctctatataaggctatgattttggtatgagtatttttattaaaagtcatggACGGGATGCAGGCAATAAATAAAATCACAGAAACGTACACAGAGCTGGTGTTtggggatagcaagcagggcaactgcccagggccccTTGCCACGGGGGCCTTGCAAAGCTAAATTATGGGCAGCAGGCCTCAAGCTTTGGcttcacaagtgaaaaacaggctcatgTGTCactctgaaatgtaagtacaatatttatatcccaattgatatattttataattatatggtaaaaatgagaaggtAACAATTTTCCAGTAATAGCGTGGCAGTGACATTTCtgaatttttatgtctgattctgtaagcaagtagtttttaagtgaggtgaaacttggggtatgcaagacaaatcagcctcctgaaaggcgtattgtagcctggaaaggttgagaaccactactctagGGAAAGCTGTAGATCTAAAGGTTAACAAATCCCAGCTAGGGAcattgcggatgatactaaactgggaggagtggtagatacgctggagggcagggataggatacagaggaacctagacaaattggaggattgggccaaaagaaatctgatgaggttcaataaggataagtgcagggtcctgaacttaggacggaagaacccaatgcacagctacagactagggaccgaatggctaggcagcagttctgcggaaaaggacctaggggtgacagtggacgagaagctggatatgagtcagcagtgtgcccttgttgccaagaaggccaatggcattttgggatgtataagtaggggcatagcgagcagatcgagggatgtgatcatccccctctattcgacattggtgaggcctcatctggagtactgtgtccagttttgggccccacactacaagaaggatgtggataaattggagagagtccagcgaagggcaacaaaaatgattaggggtctggaacacatgacttatgaggagaggctgagggaactgggattgtttagtctgcagaagagaagaatgaggggggatttgatagctgctttcaactacctgagaggtggttccagagaggatggttctagactattctcagtggtagaagaggacaggaccaggagtaatggtctcaagttgcagtgggggaggtttaggttggatattaggaaaaactttttcactaggagggtggtgaaacactggaatgcgttacctagggaggtggtagaatctccttccttagaagtttttaaggtcaggcttgacaaagccctggctgggatgatttaattggggattggtcttgctttgagcagggggttggactagatgatctcctgaggtcccttccaaccctgatattctatgattctatgacagaacCAAAGTAGGAATTTTAGGGGAGGGTGGAGAAGGGGAGCTGGGTAGCTCAGGCACATTGTAAGATCCCACTAGAAAATCCTGACTGACTTGTATTTCCAGGATTGCAGAATGTGCACTTGCTCTCCCTTTGGGCCTTGTGTGGAGGTGCCCTGTGTCTCCTAAGTAGTGTACTGTAATGTATACTACTTAGGAGATACATTACAGTATCCATTACTTAGGCTACATCTCTTAGGAGATACATTGcttgctagagctcagagct
Coding sequences within:
- the LOC140916898 gene encoding vesicle-associated membrane protein 1-like codes for the protein MSAPVPTQGAGGSTISGAGGPPPPTNVTSNRRLQQTQAQVDEVVDIMRVNVDKVLERDQKLSELDNRADALQAGASQFETSAAKLKRKYWWKNCKMMIILGVVCAVILIVIIIYFCT